Genomic window (Bacillus vallismortis):
AAGCTTTTCTCTCGCTTCAACGATCTCGATATAGCCATTCGTCAGAGGAGTTGAAACTGAATCCTTTGACGGTATAAACTGGCTTTTGTAGGCATTAAGGCTTTGTTTCTTGGCCTCTATTGTATTCGATATATCAATGACAAAATCAGGCTGATGAAAACCATTTATCATATAGTAGTAAACCTTGCTTATTTTATGCGCGGGAAGGCTCTTTTCATCTTTATATTTATGGATTCCTGCGGAAAAGATTGCTTCTTCCACCAGTGCAGCGGCATTGCCGTGATCCGGATGGCGATCCTTTTTATATGGCATAAAAACTGCTTTTGGCCGGCAGGTTCTGATCACACTGACAATCGCCCGAATGGCCTGGTCACTCATCATCAGGCCGCGGTCTGGAAGCGTCAGCTGCATTCTTTTTTCTGCGCCTAATATACGGGCTGCTTCAGCTGCTTCTTCTTTACGTAAACTGACAGTTCCGTTTGAAGAGAGTTCCGCTTCGGTCAAATCGCATATCATTACTTTTTTTCCTTGTTTGACAAACTTTGCGATTGTGCCGCCCATTCCGATCTCGACATCATCACTGTGGGCGCCAAAAGCAAGAACGTCAGCATTATACATTCGGCTCTTCTCCCCTAAGAAGATTGCGGAATTCGAAAACACCTTCATCAAGGGTGCGGACAAGAATCTCCGCGGTACCCATATTTGTGGCGAGCGGAATGGAATACACGTCACATAACCGGATTAATGCCGAGACATCCGGTTCATGCGGCTGCGCGGTCAGCGGGTCGCGCAAAAAAATGACAAGGTCGAGTGCATTGGCTGCGATCAGTGCGCCGATTTGCTGGTCTCCACCTAAAGGGCCGGATTGAAAACGTTCAATTTGAAGACCTGTCGCCTCTTGAATTTTCAATCCCGTTGTTCCGGTTGCGTATAGGTCGTGATGCCTCAAAATATTCCGATAGGCAGTCGTGAATTGAATCATATCCTGTTTTTTCTTGTCATGCGCGATCAAAGCAATTTTCATCATTTATCCCCCTGTCTAATCAATGATATTTTCTAATCCATACACAAGCTGGTCAATCTTCATGACTTGTTCGACTGACAGTTTAACACCTGACATGAAAGAAGCGCGGTTATAGGAATCATGGCGAATCTGAAGCATTTGGCCATCCATGCCGAACATGACTTCCTGATGTGCGATCAGCCCCGGAAGACGCACGCTGTGCAAGCGGATACCGTTTTGCTCCGCTCCTCTTGCTCCTGGGAGAATTTCTTTTTCATCGGGATGTCCTTGTTGTTTTTCTTTACGGACTTCTGAAATCATTTCCGCTGTTTTAAGTGCAGTTCCGCTCGGTGCGTCAAGCTTTTGGTCATGGTGAAGCTCAATAATTTCTACATCCTCAAAGTAGTTGGCAGCCATTTTCGAAAATTTCATCATCAGCACCGCACCAAGTGCAAAGTTTGGAGCGATGATGGCTCCGATTCCCTTCTCTTCTGTTAGAGACGTGAGCTCATTTAAATCATCTTCTGAGAAACCGGTCGTTCCGACAACAGGACGAACTCCGTACTCTAATGCAATTTTTGTATGTATTTTCCCAATTTCAGGCGTTGTTAAATCAATTAAGACATCCGGCTGTGTTTCTGTAAAGCAGGCATGGATATCTGTGTAAATCAGAGCCTCTGACTCAACAGACATCACATCAGATAATTTTTGCCGGTCGTATGTATGGTCAATGGCCCCAACAAGGTCAAACTGAGGTGTTCGTTCCGCCAATTTCACAGCTTCCTGCCCCATTCTTCCACGCGGCCCTGCAATGACTACTTTAATTGTTTCGTTTGACATCATGATCTCCTCTACTTTCCTTCTTCTATTCTAGTCCAGCGATCTTTATCTCTCGTATTAAATTTATACATCACTCGGTCGTGGGCTTCCTCTAATGAAATATCAAGTGAGTTGGCTAAACAAACCAACACAAACAGCACGTCGCCCATTTCCTCTTCCATGCTTTTATCATCTTCAGTCGCTTTTTTTGGTTTTTCTCCATAACGATGATTGACTTCTCTGGCAAGCTCGCCCAGTTCTTCGGTCAGCCTTGCCATCATGGCAAGCGGGCTGAAATACCCTTCTTTAAATTGGCCAATGTAACGGTCTACCTCAGCCTGTATGTCTTTCATTGTTTTTTCACTCACTGCACGAAACCTCCTATCATCCTCTTACATGTTAGCTAATTCAGATACGTTTGACAAATGTTTAAGCACGTTTGCTGTTTTCTTTTTCATCCACTATAATATAAACGCTATCCAATGGAAGGAAAAGGGGTTTTGTGTGATGCTTGGAGAAATTAGATTAAAAAACATATTTTTCATTTTAATCGGAGCGGCAATTTTTTCATTCGGCTTGGTTCATTTCAATATGCAGAACAATCTGGCTGAGGGCGGTTTTACAGGTATTACACTTTTGCTTTATGCCCTTTTCCATATCAGCCCCTCTATCTCGAACCTGGTTTTGAACATCCCGATCTTTTTTATCGGCTGGCGTTTACTTGGCAGGACTATGTTTGTTTATACCCTTGTCGGCACTGTCGCCTTGTCTTTGTTCCTCAGCATCTTTCAGCGATATGAAATACATATGCCTCTTCAGCATGATTTAGCGCTCGCTGCTTTATTTGCCGGCGTGTTTATCGGAGCCGGATTAGGAATTATATTTAAGTTTGGCGGAACGACAGGCGGGGTTGATATTATCGCCCGTTTGGTCAATAAGTATTTTGGGATTCCGATGGGCAGAACGATGTTTGCTTTCGATGCCTGCGTCATTATTTTGTCTTTGCTTACTTATCTCTCCTATAAAGAAGCGATGTATACCCTGGTGGCTGTATTTGTAGCTGCAAAACTCATTGATTTTATTCAGGAAGGCGGATACACTGCTAAAGGCGCTACGATCATCTCATCGAAAAACGACCGGATTCAGAAAAAGATTCTTGAAGAAATGGAACGAGGCGTCACCATTTTGAAAGGACAGGGTTCCTATACAAAAGAGGATATAGATGTCCTTTATTGTGTGGTGCCGAAAAACGAATTGGTAATGCTGAAAAGTGTGATTAACTCCGTTGATCCTCATGCCTTTGTGGCGGTAAGCGATGTCCACGATGTGCTCGGAGAAGGATTTACGCTTGATGAAAATAAAAATCCGCTTCCCCGCTGACATTTAATTACAAAAAGGGCGGCAGCTGCCGCCCCTCATGCTTATTTAGGGTAGTCCCGTTTTTTCAGCTTGTTTTTTTCCGCTTTGTATTTTCTGTAGCCGACATAGGTGAGAGCAGTAATAATGATACTGCCGGTTGTGATCATCACCCAGAGCAAAGACGGATCAGCATCATCCTCTTCCACCCTGTCAAATACGTTTTTCAGATCATGCTGAAGAAGGGATAGCCGTTCAAGCTTCGTGCTCTCGGTCATTTGCTGAAATTCCTCTTGCTCAATGACTTCTATATGTTTTCCGACTGTTTCAAGCTGATCCTCTGATACATCGATTGTAAGACTGGGATAAATCAAATCATATAAACTGATAAATTCATTCCATTTTTCATGAAAGCTCGTGCTTTCATTCTTTTGAACATCCTGCTTAAGTTCAGCAAAGGCTTCCATAATCGGTTTTTCCAGTGAGCCCCAAAGCGGAACGGATCGATTCTCAACCGCATCCACCAGCATTCTGAATTGCGCGGCTGCTCTGAGTTTTTGTATATCTGATGTATCAGTCTGCTTTAAGCTCCGTACCATATCGTTATAGCCCAGTGTGATTTGACGGATTTGGGCTCCGGTTAGCATGAGGTCTTGCTGTTTTTTTTCAGCGGATTTTAATGTTTTTTCAAAATAATCCAAGACTTGCAGCGCCTCTTCATATTTCGACTGGCGGGTCATTTGAAAGACTGTATCGGATAAATCATTCAATTCTTCGAGGCTTCCCCGCTCTGCAGCCTTGGCATTTCCATTATAAAAAATAAGAGCAATCAACAAACAGATCGTCAGCTTTCGTTTCATGCAGGTCCCTCCCACTCTCTCTCCTTACAGAATATGAAGAAAGGGACAAGGATAGACCAAGATTGTCTTTACATCAGGTCAAGCTTTGTTTGCTTTTTTGAAACCACTAAAAAGTAAGCTAGCCCGATTGAAAAGATGCTGAGCCAAAATGTTCCGTACCCTATATCTGTCATATAATCAGAAAGCATAGAGTATTGAGGCATCATGTCAAACAAGTAATCAATGACATCGTTATGCAGCGTCCAGACTGCAGCAATTGCAAGATGCCAAAAAGAAAAACGAAAATACGGACTGTACAATACGCCTTGGACCGCCATTGCAAAATGCGAGGCAATCAGCATATAGCCCTCCCACGGCAAGTCACCTGTTACAGCCAGCACAAGAAAATTCATAGCGACCGCCCATAGACCGTACTTTACGAGGGTGACTAGCGCAAGCGCCTCAAAGAGCGGAGCGTTCCGTTTCATGATAAAGGCGAGCAGCACAAACAGAAAGAAAAATGTTGCTGTCGGACTGTCCGGAACAAAAATCAGGAAACGGGCCGGTGTCTCCAGAAGCTGCGGCAAGTACCAATAGTACCCGTAAACCGTTCCCAGAAAATTAATGGCTAAGACAAGAATCAGCATCGGGCGCTGTCCTAATACATATTGAAACCATTTCACATCATATCAACTCTCAGTCTGTAAAAAATAAGGTGTCCATATAAAAAAGCTGACGCCGGGTCAGCTTTTGATATTCAAAGTATATCCTTCCATTACACCATT
Coding sequences:
- the bshB1 gene encoding bacillithiol biosynthesis deacetylase BshB1, whose amino-acid sequence is MYNADVLAFGAHSDDVEIGMGGTIAKFVKQGKKVMICDLTEAELSSNGTVSLRKEEAAEAARILGAEKRMQLTLPDRGLMMSDQAIRAIVSVIRTCRPKAVFMPYKKDRHPDHGNAAALVEEAIFSAGIHKYKDEKSLPAHKISKVYYYMINGFHQPDFVIDISNTIEAKKQSLNAYKSQFIPSKDSVSTPLTNGYIEIVEAREKLYGKEAGVEYAEGFFSKRMLLLDHDVLGGEQ
- the mgsA gene encoding methylglyoxal synthase, with amino-acid sequence MKIALIAHDKKKQDMIQFTTAYRNILRHHDLYATGTTGLKIQEATGLQIERFQSGPLGGDQQIGALIAANALDLVIFLRDPLTAQPHEPDVSALIRLCDVYSIPLATNMGTAEILVRTLDEGVFEFRNLLRGEEPNV
- the dapB gene encoding 4-hydroxy-tetrahydrodipicolinate reductase, which produces MSNETIKVVIAGPRGRMGQEAVKLAERTPQFDLVGAIDHTYDRQKLSDVMSVESEALIYTDIHACFTETQPDVLIDLTTPEIGKIHTKIALEYGVRPVVGTTGFSEDDLNELTSLTEEKGIGAIIAPNFALGAVLMMKFSKMAANYFEDVEIIELHHDQKLDAPSGTALKTAEMISEVRKEKQQGHPDEKEILPGARGAEQNGIRLHSVRLPGLIAHQEVMFGMDGQMLQIRHDSYNRASFMSGVKLSVEQVMKIDQLVYGLENIID
- a CDS encoding nucleotide pyrophosphohydrolase, whose product is MSEKTMKDIQAEVDRYIGQFKEGYFSPLAMMARLTEELGELAREVNHRYGEKPKKATEDDKSMEEEMGDVLFVLVCLANSLDISLEEAHDRVMYKFNTRDKDRWTRIEEGK
- a CDS encoding YitT family protein, giving the protein MLGEIRLKNIFFILIGAAIFSFGLVHFNMQNNLAEGGFTGITLLLYALFHISPSISNLVLNIPIFFIGWRLLGRTMFVYTLVGTVALSLFLSIFQRYEIHMPLQHDLALAALFAGVFIGAGLGIIFKFGGTTGGVDIIARLVNKYFGIPMGRTMFAFDACVIILSLLTYLSYKEAMYTLVAVFVAAKLIDFIQEGGYTAKGATIISSKNDRIQKKILEEMERGVTILKGQGSYTKEDIDVLYCVVPKNELVMLKSVINSVDPHAFVAVSDVHDVLGEGFTLDENKNPLPR
- the ypjB gene encoding sporulation protein YpjB, yielding MKRKLTICLLIALIFYNGNAKAAERGSLEELNDLSDTVFQMTRQSKYEEALQVLDYFEKTLKSAEKKQQDLMLTGAQIRQITLGYNDMVRSLKQTDTSDIQKLRAAAQFRMLVDAVENRSVPLWGSLEKPIMEAFAELKQDVQKNESTSFHEKWNEFISLYDLIYPSLTIDVSEDQLETVGKHIEVIEQEEFQQMTESTKLERLSLLQHDLKNVFDRVEEDDADPSLLWVMITTGSIIITALTYVGYRKYKAEKNKLKKRDYPK
- a CDS encoding DUF1405 domain-containing protein, giving the protein MKWFQYVLGQRPMLILVLAINFLGTVYGYYWYLPQLLETPARFLIFVPDSPTATFFFLFVLLAFIMKRNAPLFEALALVTLVKYGLWAVAMNFLVLAVTGDLPWEGYMLIASHFAMAVQGVLYSPYFRFSFWHLAIAAVWTLHNDVIDYLFDMMPQYSMLSDYMTDIGYGTFWLSIFSIGLAYFLVVSKKQTKLDLM